A stretch of Lactuca sativa cultivar Salinas chromosome 6, Lsat_Salinas_v11, whole genome shotgun sequence DNA encodes these proteins:
- the LOC111908792 gene encoding uncharacterized protein LOC111908792: MKAIVSKRYNIIMSVGQCRNAKKLELSEVEGSLKEHNAKLWDYAAEIRRTNPGSHVEVFLEPQPDNTMVFDIFYVSFKGVVDGWLGGCRKVIGVDGCFLKGVYRGELLSAVGRDANNNIYPLAWAVVNVENKRTWKWFLDNLMEDHIGGGSGHGITILSNGHKGLFEVVKERLPDVEHRLCARHILANLHKKFKGEQYFKPFWRANNCTKTWIQGVGQKLFFREGMDCDAVDNGVSESFNSDVLDARRKPVITMLEDIRCWATQRLCTQKQKGLSWDLDICPSIRRDIEDLKELQGFWVPYVSGYKEFEVFSGNERYVVDLNQRSCGCKGWQLTDIPCVHAISTISSLNLDVEAFVSNSYTKASFLSSYEYNIHPLNDSSEWPHVEGLLTILPPLRRRLLGRPCVKRKRDHAERELSGHTRHTVSRAGIPLRCTICYQTGHNKATCPSKPTPTPSTAGPSQSTPAPSTPTPDVNEVPLKKAHVKRAPMKKTL, from the exons ATGAAAGCCATAGTATCTAAGAGATACAACATTATTATGAGTGTTGGGCAGTGTAGGAATGCAAAAAAGTTAGAATTGTCTGAAGTTGAGGGAAGTTTGAAAGAACATAATGCCAAATTATGGGATTATGCAGCTGAAATCAGAAGGACTAATCCAGGTTCACATGTTGAGGTGTTCTTGGAGCCACAACCTGATAATACTATGGTGTTTGATATTTTTTATGTTAGCTTTAAAGGTGTTGTGGATGGGTGGTTAGGTGGATGCAGAAAGGTAATTGGGGTTGATGGTTGCTTTCTTAAAGGTGTTTATAGAGGGGAACTCCTATCAGCAGTGGGTAGAGATGCTAATAATAACATCTATCCCTTAGCTTGGGCAGTAGTCAATGTTGAAAACAAAAGGACATGGAAATGGTTTTTGGACAACCTGATGGAAGACCACATTGGAGGAGGGAGTGGTCATGGAATTACAATCCTCTCAAATGGACACAAG GGATTATTTGAAGTTGTGAAGGAAAGACTTCCTGATGTGGAGCATAGATTATGTGCTAGACACATTCTAGCTAATTTACACAAAAAATTTAAAGGAGAACAATACTTTAAACCATTTTGGAGGGCTAACAACTGTACCAAA ACATGGATCCAAGGTGTTGGTCAAAAGCTTTTTTTTAGAGAGGGTATGGACTGTGATGCAGTAGATAATGGAGTTTCTGAAAGTTTCAATTCTGATGTACTTGATGCTAGAAGGAAACCAGTGATAACAATGTTAGAGGACATAAGATGTTGGGCAACGCAGAGGTTATGTACGCAGAAGCAAAAAGGTTTGAGTTGGGATTTGGACATATGCCCAAGTATCAGAAGGGATATAGAGGATTTGAAAGAATTGCAAGG ATTTTGGGTACCTTATGTGAGTGGCTACAAAGAATTTGAAGTGTTCTCAGGAAATGAGAGGTATGTTGTTGATCTGAATCAGAGATCATGTGGATGCAAAGGCTGGCAACTCACAGACATTCCATGTGTACAtgccatatcaacaatttcatcattgaacctagatgtgGAGGCTTTTGTATCAAACTCCTATACTAAAGCCTCTTTCCTTAGTAGCTATGAGTATAACATCCACCCACTCAATGACAGTTCTGAGTGGCCACATGTTGAAGGACTTCTTACTATTTTGCCTCCATTAAGGAGGAGGTTACTTGGCAGGCCATGTGTCAAAAGGAAAAGAGATCATGCAGAAAGAGAGCTAAGTGGGCACACAAGGCATACTGTGTCAAGGGCAGGTATTCCTTTAAGATGTACCATTTGCTACCAAACTGGCCACAACAAAGCCACGTGCCCAAGTAAGCCAACTCCAACTCCAAGCACAGCAGGTCCAAGTCAATCAACTCCAGCTCCAAGCACTCCTACTCCTGATGTAAATGAAGTTCCTCTGAAGAAAGCTCATGTCAAGAGAGCTCCTATGAAGAAGACCCTGTGA
- the LOC111908812 gene encoding sucrose-phosphate synthase 4 — protein MARNEWINGYLEAILDVGANIQSQKGVDTKMKIEKLQDNVKRDKHFNPTNYFVEEVVNSVDESDLHRTWIKVIATRNTRQKSNRLENMCWRIWHLTRKKKQIALEDTQKLTKRRIEREKGRNDAAEDLSELSDGEKEKGEVMPVNKISRINSEMQIWSDVVNQSRQLYIVLISIHGLVRGDNMELGRDSDTGGQVKYVVELARALADMEGVIRVDLLTRQIACTDVDYGYGEPIEMLSCPPEGSGNCGAYIVRIPCGPRDKYIFKESLWPYIPEFVDGALSHVVNMARSLGEQFDNGKPVWPYVIHGHYADAGEVAARLSGSLNVPMVLTGHSLGRNKFEQLLKQGRLSKEDINSTYKIMRRIEGEELALDAAEMVVTSTRQEIEEQWGLYDGFDVKLERKLRVRRRRGVSCLGRYMPRAVVIPPGMDFSFVKAEDIDSPEGNGDLQSIIGRDKAQNKRAVPPIWSEIMRFFTNPHKPMILALSRPDPKKNVTTLLKAFGECKPLRELANLTLILGNRDDVEDMSSSSGVVLTTVLKLIDRYDLYGQVAYPKHHKQVEVPEIYRLAAKTKGVFINPALVEPFGLTIIEASAYGLPVVATKNGGPVDILKALNNGLLVDPHDQKAIEDALLKLVADKNLWAECRKRGLKNIHRFSWPEHCRNYLSHLEHCRNRHPTTRQKIIPTKEEPMSESLQGVEDLSLRFSIDGEIKSNGDLDPAIRQKELIETLTKMSTNRKPNPSYSPGRRQALYIIAVDSYDANGDPTETMSMIITNVMELAVGKPGEIGFILLTGLSLQEIKEVLKRCEVNIESFDALVCSSGSELYYPWRDLVVDEDYDNHTEYRWPEENVRSTIVRIARQENEEDDNMVEQIKTSNSSSRCYTYIIKQGAKTRRVDDLRQRLRMRGFRCNTVFTHAAKKLNVIPLFASRAQALRYLSVRWGMDLTKMFVFVGEKGDTDYEDLLVGLHKTIILKDSVEYGSEKFLRSEESFKKEDMVPPETSNIAISKGYEIDDISEVLGNIGIN, from the exons ATGGCTAGGAATGAATGGATCAATGGGTATTTGGAGGCGATATTGGATGTGGGAGCAAATATACAGAGCCAAAAAGGTGTTGATACGAAGATGAAGATAGAAAAGCTTCAAGACAACGTGAAGCGTGATAAACACTTCAATCCCACTAATTACTTTGTTGAAGAAGTAGTTAATAGTGTTGATGAATCTGACCTCCATAGAACCTGGATCAAG GTAATTGCAACTAGGAACACTCGTCAAAAAAGCAATAGGCTCGAAAATATGTGCTGGCGAATTTGGCATCTTACCCGTAAAAAGAAGCAG ATAGCTTTAGAAGATACACAAAAGCTAACAAAGCGTCGCATTGAACGAGAGAAAGGTCGCAATGATGCTGCAGAAGATCTTTCAGAGCTCTCAGATGGCGAAAAAGAAAAAGGTGAAGTCATGCCAGTCAACAAGATTTCAAGAATAAACTCTGAGATGCAGATATGGTCAGATGTTGTTAATCAATCCCGACAACTTTACATCGTCCTCATCAG CATTCATGGGTTGGTACGAGGTGATAACATGGAGTTGGGACGGGATTCTGATACGGGTGGTCAGGTGAAATATGTGGTGGAACTTGCACGAGCATTGGCTGACATGGAAGGAGTTATCAGGGTTGATTTATTAACTCGACAAATAGCATGTACAGATGTTGATTATGGTTATGGAGAACCCATTGAGATGCTCTCGTGTCCACCGGAAGGTTCCGGAAACTGTGGGGCCTACATTGTTCGTATCCCTTGCGGACCTCGTGACAA ATATATATTCAAAGAGTCGTTATGGCCTTACATCCCGGAATTCGTTGATGGAGCTCTAAGTCACGTCGTAAACATGGCAAGATCTTTAGGAGAGCAGTTTGATAATGGGAAGCCAGTGTGGCCCTATGTGATTCATGGCCACTATGCAGATGCAGGTGAAGTTGCAGCACGTTTATCAGGCTCCCTAAATGTGCCTATGGTGCTCACAGGACACTCACTTGGAAGGAACAAGTTTGAGCAGTTGTTGAAACAAGGGAGGCTTTCTAAAGAGGATATTAACTCAACTTACAAGATCATGAGGAGGATTGAAGGTGAAGAGTTGGCATTAGATGCTGCTGAAATGGTGGTCACTAGTACGAGGCAAGAGATTGAAGAGCAATGGGGTTTATATGATGGTTTTGATGTTAAGCTTGAGAGGAAACTTAGGgttagaagaagaagaggagtcaGTTGTCTTGGACGATACATGCCTAGGGCTGTG GTAATACCACCAGGCATGGACTTCAGTTTTGTCAAGGCCGAAGACATAGATTCACCAGAAGGTAATGGGGATCTTCAATCAATAATTGGGCGTGACAAAGCCCAAAATAAAAGGGCAGTACCTCCAATATGGTCTGAGATTATGAGGTTTTTCACAAATCCACACAAACCCATGATCCTAGCATTGTCTAGACCAGATCCCAAGAAAAATGTCACCACTTTGCTTAAAGCTTTTGGAGAATGTAAGCCACTTCGAGAACTAGCAAACTTG ACACTTATACTTGGGAACAGAGATGATGTAGAAGATATGTCGAGCAGTAGTGGGGTTGTTCTTACCACAGTCTTGAAGCTAATTGATAGGTATGATTTGTATGGACAGGTGGCATATCCAAAGCATCATAAGCAAGTTGAGGTACCTGAGATATATCGTCTAGCTGCAAAAACAAAG GGTGTTTTCATCAATCCAGCTCTAGTGGAACCATTTGGCCTGACAATCATAGAAGCATCAGCTTATGGTTTACCAGTTGTTGCTACAAAAAATGGTGGGCCCGTGGATATACTCAAG GCACTAAATAACGGTCTTCTAGTGGACCCACATGACCAAAAAGCCATTGAAGATGCTCTATTGAAGCTTGTTGCAGACAAAAACCTATGGGCCGAGTGCCGAAAGCGTGGCCTGAAGAACATCCACCGGTTTTCATGGCCGGAACACTGCCGGAATTACCTCTCCCACCTTGAACATTGTAGAAACCGCCACCCCACCACCCGTCAGAAGATCATACCTACCAAAGAAGAACCGATGAGTGAATCATTACAGGGTGTTGAAGATCTCTCTTTAAGATTCTCTATAGATGGTGAAATTAAGTCCAATGGAGATCTAGATCCAGCAATTAGACAGAAAGAACTAATAGAGACCTTAACCAAAATGTCTACCAATAGAAAACCAAACCCTAGTTACAGTCCAGGAAGAAGGCAAGCATTATACATAATAGCTGTTGATTCTTATGATGCCAATGGGGACCCCACAGAGACCATGTCAATGATAATAACAAATGTTATGGAACTTGCAGTTGGAAAGCCTGGGGAGATTGGGTTTATATTATTGACAGGGTTGAGTTTACAGGAGATAAAGGAAGTATTGAAAAGATGTGAAGTGAATATAGAGAGTTTTGATGCATTGGTTTGTAGTAGTGGAAGTGAACTATATTACCCATGGAGAGATCTTGTAGTTGATGAAGACTATGATAACCACACTGAGTACAGATGGCCAGAAGAGAATGTGAGATCAACAATAGTAAGGATTGCTAGGCAAGAAAATGAGGAGGATGACAACATGGTGGAACAAATAAAGACATCAAACTCAAGTTCAAGGTGTTACACATACATAATCAAACAAGGAGCTaag ACACGTAGAGTTGATGACCTGCGTCAAAGGCTACGAATGAGAGGTTTTCGTTGCAACACTGTCTTCACACATGCTGCAAAAAAATTAAATGTGATACCATTATTCGCATCAAGAGCTCAAGCATTAAG GTATCTATCAGTTAGGTGGGGGATGGATCTCACAAAAATGTTTGTATTTGTGGGAGAAAAGGGGGATACAGACTATGAAGACCTCCTTGTTGGCCTTCATAAAACCATTATTCTAAAAGATTCAGTGGAATATGGAAGTGAGAAGTTTCTTCGTAGTGAAGAGAGCTTCAAGAAGGAAGATATGGTCCCTCCAGAAACCTCTAACATTGCCATTTCAAAAGGGTATGAAATCGATGATATCAGTGAAGTTTTGGGGAATATTGGGATCAACTGA